The following proteins come from a genomic window of Rhodoligotrophos sp. CJ14:
- a CDS encoding sigma-70 family RNA polymerase sigma factor, whose protein sequence is MTVSGNLRTLLISQIPNLRAFAYSLCGNSDEADDLVQETLMRSWANIESFQEGTNLRAWLFTILRNAFYSERRRRRNEVDNGEGEAETRLVDIPRQDSHMDFQDFRAALADLPEEQREALILVGASGFSYEEAAEICGCRVGTVKSRVSRARRRLIELLALENAGEFSNDATSEAVLSLAGTASSQFQRR, encoded by the coding sequence ATGACCGTATCAGGTAATCTGCGGACATTGCTGATCAGCCAGATCCCCAATCTGCGCGCCTTCGCCTATTCGCTATGCGGCAATAGCGACGAGGCGGATGATCTCGTTCAGGAGACATTGATGCGCTCCTGGGCCAATATCGAGAGCTTCCAGGAAGGCACCAATCTCAGGGCATGGCTGTTCACGATCCTGCGCAACGCCTTCTATTCCGAGCGAAGACGGCGGCGCAACGAGGTCGATAACGGGGAAGGGGAGGCTGAAACCAGGCTCGTCGACATTCCCCGCCAGGACAGCCACATGGATTTCCAGGATTTTCGCGCCGCCCTCGCCGATCTGCCGGAAGAGCAGCGCGAGGCCCTCATCCTGGTGGGCGCCTCCGGCTTTTCCTATGAGGAAGCAGCGGAGATCTGCGGCTGCCGGGTCGGCACGGTGAAAAGCCGGGTGAGCCGCGCGAGGCGTCGCCTCATCGAGCTCCTCGCGCTCGAAAACGCAGGGGAATTCAGCAACGACGCCACGTCCGAGGCGGTGCTGAGCCTTGCTGGAACCGCATCCTCGCAATTTCAAAGACGGTGA
- a CDS encoding NepR family anti-sigma factor, producing the protein MVTRENDDMGASVDPSTNLEEQRGDQNNPVVDKKIQERLGRQLKALYEDVVKQPIPDRLLNLMAQLEAQKKGSDDA; encoded by the coding sequence ATGGTGACCAGGGAAAATGATGACATGGGGGCGAGCGTCGATCCCTCGACCAATTTGGAAGAGCAAAGAGGCGACCAGAACAATCCGGTAGTGGATAAGAAAATCCAGGAAAGGCTCGGACGCCAGCTCAAGGCCCTTTACGAGGACGTTGTCAAGCAACCGATCCCCGATCGCCTGCTGAACCTCATGGCTCAGCTAGAGGCGCAGAAGAAAGGGTCGGATGACGCATGA